In the genome of Diorhabda carinulata isolate Delta chromosome Y, icDioCari1.1, whole genome shotgun sequence, one region contains:
- the LOC130902913 gene encoding uncharacterized protein LOC130902913, whose amino-acid sequence MYVKIETERLTFIRLNQTKLRSEEYIHLRDAINTDGNAQNVGRMTILPAKYIGSPRHMHEYAQDAMSYVRHYGTADLFITFTCNPQWIEIKQELFSGQSPIDRHDITARVFRQKLKSLMDFIVKHNVFGETRCWMYSVEWQKRGLPHAHILVWLVEKIRPNEVDAVISAEIPDVQVDPGLHEVVIKHMIHGPCGTLNQNSPCTMDGKCSKRYPRTLISETITGNDGYPLYRRRSTADNGKSTIVKLNQQDIEIDNRWIVPYSPILSKTFKAHINVESCHSVKSIKYICKYVTKGSDMAVIGIGAENSNDEVTQYQMGRYVSSNEAVWRIFSYS is encoded by the coding sequence atgtatgttaaaattgaaacggAGAGATTAACATTCATCAGGTTAAATCAAACCAAACTCCGATCTGAAGAGTATATTCACCTTCGAGATGCGATTAATACTGATGGAAATGCACAGAATGTCGGTCGGATGACTATTCTTCCAGCAAAATACATCGGAAGCCCTCGGCATATGCACGAATATGCTCAAGATGCCATGTCGTATGTTCGTCATTATGGTACAGCAGATTTGTTCATCACATTTACATGCAATCCGCAATGGATAGAAATCAAGCAGGAGTTATTCTCTGGGCAATCACCCATTGATCGTCATGATATTACAGCCAGAGTCTTTAGACAaaagttgaaatcattaatGGATTTCATCGTAAAACATAATGTGTTTGGTGAGACACGCTGCTGGATGTATTCTGTGGAGTGGCAGAAACGAGGATTACCACATGCACACATTTTGGTTTGGTTGGTTGAAAAGATAAGGCCAAATGAAGTTGATGCAGTGATATCAGCTGAAATCCCTGATGTACAAGTAGATCCTGGATTACATGAGGTAGTTATCAAACACATGATACATGGTCCCTGTGGAACTCTTAATCAAAATTCACCGTGTACGATGGATGGTAAATGTTCAAAACGATATCCACGGACATTAATATCGGAAACAATTACTGGTAATGACGGTTATCCATTGTATCGTCGCAGATCGACAGCAGACAATGGAAAAtcaacaattgtcaaattaaatcaacaagatattgaaatagataatcGTTGGATTGTTCCATATTCACCCATTTTATCAAAGACATTCAAAGCACACATCAACGTTGAATCTTGCCATTcagtgaaatcaattaaatacatttgcAAATATGTAACCAAAGGGAGTGATATGGCTGTGATTGGAATTGGTGCAGAGAATTCCAATGATGAAGTTACCCAATATCAAATGGGCCGCTATGTCAGTAGTAATGAAGCAGTTTGGCGAATATTTTCCTATTCATGA
- the LOC130903051 gene encoding matrix metalloproteinase-16-like, giving the protein MLIIILAAVLCPVLCVVDQQYAMKYLHRFGYANENDLTKLEDYLLSFQERYNIPATGELDENTIQLLNRPRCNVSEAASDDDHSFRVKSKWTKFDLKWYFPQATPEYLKVTKKAFEVWSNSSKFKFELIHKIRPYAPDISITVVRGKHYFRANCQGRGECSSTFDGPRKVLAHAYFPKGNSCIELHIDADEKWDLSLDGSSSEDQTSLLMVLIHEIGHILGIAHSDIETAIMYPWYQFNIAPKLDENDKMALEALYGPINTYVNNPFKPTSALPPTTKTLAHQPNEPDKNLCDIIPEYMFIAMAGEFENYHLYIINENSLWKIDLNSKLIPSQPEILDDYLPEEVGPIIHIFQSSSDNLIAVNDRKYYVADFPALQILEENNLIIPKNSQINTMFQSNHGKIYVFYNNSNYIEFDKNLKTVRNRGQIKDIFPGLPTDVTGAFQYIDGHMYFFKNTTYYKYNEFTKKLVAAGPFNWNVFDIPCPNGDLLNHLKILLTKIISFYQ; this is encoded by the coding sequence ATGTTAATCATTATATTAGCTGCAGTACTATGTCCAGTACTATGCGTTGTCGACCAACAGTATGCTATGAAGTATTTACACCGGTTCGGGTAcgcaaatgaaaatgatttgacTAAACTTGAGGATTATTTGTTGAGTTTTCAAGAAAGATATAATATCCCTGCAACGGgagaattagatgaaaatacaATTCAACTTCTAAATAGACCAAGATGTAATGTGAGTGAAGCAGCTTCCGACGATGATCATTCTTTTAGAGTTAAATCAAAATggacaaaatttgatttgaaatggtATTTCCCTCAGGCAACTCCAGAATATCTTAAAGTAACCAAAAAGGCTTTTGAAGTGTGGAGTAatagttcaaagtttaaatttgaattaatacacAAAATACGGCCTTATGCTCCCGATATATCTATTACAGTTGTACGGGGAAAGCACTATTTTCGAGCAAATTGCCAAGGTAGAGGTGAGTGCTCCAGTACATTTGATGGGCCCAGAAAGGTGTTGGCACATGCTTATTTCCCAAAAGGCAACAGTTGTATAGAGCTTCATATTGATGCTGATGAGAAGTGGGATTTAAGTTTGGATGGATCAAGTTCAGAAGATCAGACTAGCCTACTTATGGtattaattcatgaaattggGCATATTTTAGGAATTGCTCACAGTGATATTGAGACAGCAATAATGTATCCATGGTATCAATTCAACATTGCTCCTAAATTAGATGAGAATGATAAAATGGCCCTTGAAGCTCTTTATGGGCCAAtcaatacatatgtaaataaTCCTTTCAAACCCACATCAGCGCTGCCACCGACTACAAAGACACTTGCACATCAACCAAATGAACCGGATAAAAATTTATGCGACATAATACCGGAGTATATGTTCATTGCCATGGCtggtgaatttgaaaattaccatttatatattattaatgaaaattccctatggaaaattgatttgaattcgAAACTTATTCCCTCGCAACCAGAAATACTCGATGATTATTTACCTGAAGAAGTGGGTCCCataattcacatttttcaaagtTCTTCAGATAATTTAATAGCAGTCAATGACCGTAAATACTATGTAGCAGATTTTCCCGCTCTACAAATACttgaggaaaataatttaattatacctaagaattctcaaataaacacaatgTTTCAAAGCAATCATgggaaaatatatgtattttataataacagtaattatattgaatttgacAAGAACTTGAAAACTGTTCGGAATAGAGgacaaataaaagatattttcccTGGACTACCCACAGATGTTACAGGAGCATTCCAGTACATTGACGGACACAtgtactttttcaaaaacaccaCATACTACAAATATAATGAGTTTACCAAAAAACTTGTTGCAGCCGGACCCTTTAATTGGAACGTGTTCGATATTCCATGTCCAAATGGAGACCTTTTAAAtcatctcaaaattttattaacaaaaataatttctttttatcaatga
- the LOC130902914 gene encoding uncharacterized protein LOC130902914, with product MTTMYGKHQRQNDNMPPMFDIYRKPMFDDSIRKAEYRTYAPFIKSFNCSDIVEFSINQVDSFFAMSETLLCIKGSLEIHGAGDVKLANNVGAFLFDSCTYSESAREMETVRDPGIVSAVRAMTCYNQEDSNHMAIAGWNYPKDPILNVSDKSFNLQIPLKHIFSIFNDYSIITCGRQTIRLVRARNDNDCLYITEKNVSGMLSTTTAKINITRVELKVKHIFPNDDIKLNLMKSIQKDQPIVIPFRKWELHELPSITKGARHEVWAVKTSTSVERPRFVIVFFQTGKRNLSTADPTLFDNADVQSIRLSLNGDYWPNERMQLDFAKNDYNEAYFNYTEFYPNYANSTQKRPLLDYSSFKKRALFVIDCSKQEESMKASTVDVKLDIEANIGFPENTKVYCIIIHDCVMEYFPLTEIVKSLN from the coding sequence atgacaacAATGTATGGAAAACATCAACGCCAAAACGACAACATGCCTCCAATGTTTGATATCTACCGTAAGCCGATGTTTGACGATTCAATTCGAAAGGCTGAATACAGAACCTATGCTCCATTTATAAAGTCATTCAATTGCAGTGACATTGTGGAGTTTAGCATTAATCAGGTTGATTCGTTCTTTGCAATGAGCGAAACTTTGTTGTGCATTAAAGGTTCGCTTGAAATACACGGAGCTGGTGACGTAAAATTAGCAAATAATGTTGGAGCCTTTCTATTCGATTCATGTACGTACAGTGAAAGTGCCAGGGAAATGGAAACAGTTCGGGATCCTGGAATAGTGAGTGCCGTACGTGCTATGACTTGTTATAACCAAGAAGATTCCAATCATATGGCTATAGCCGGCTGGAATTACCCGAAAGATCCTATTCTGAATGTTAGCGACAAGTCCTTCAACCTTCAAATACCTCTCAAacatattttcagcattttcaacgattattcaattattacatGTGGGCGTCAAACAATACGACTAGTTCGGGCACGAAATGATAATGATTGCTTATATATTACTGAGAAGAATGTCTCTGGAATGCTCTCCACTACAACAgctaaaataaacattacacgCGTTGAGCTAAAAGTTAAACATATCTTTCCTAATGACGacataaaattaaatctcaTGAAATCCATTCAAAAAGATCAACCTATAGTTATTCCATTTAGGAAGTGGGAGTTACACGAATTACCCTCAATTACTAAAGGAGCAAGACATGAAGTTTGGGCTGTCAAGACATCCACTTCAGTTGAAAGACCtcgttttgttattgttttctttcaaaCCGGCAAACGTAACTTGAGTACAGCTGACccgactttatttgacaatgCCGACGTACAAAGTATAAGACTGTCACTTAATGGTGATTATTGGCCCAATGAAAGAATGCAATTGGATTTCGCTAAAAATGATTACAATGAAGCCTATTTTAACTATACTGAATTCTATCCCAACTACGCAAACTCCACACAGAAGCGCCCCCTGCTGGATTATTCTTCTTTCAAGAAACGAGCATTGTTTGTTATCGATTGTTCAAAACAGGAGGAAAGCATGAAGGCATCCACAGTCGATGTGAAACTTGACATTGAAGCAAACATAGGTTTTCCCGAAAATACCAAAGTCTATTGCATCATAATTCACGATTGTGTAATGGAATACTTCCCCCTCACCGAAATTGTTAAAAGCTTGAACTAG